The Abditibacteriota bacterium genome segment AAGGCAACTTCCTGTGCGGCGGCGAGCTGTGGGTCCCCTGGGGCATCAACTACTGGCCTCTGTACGCCTCGGGACGGCAGCCCGCCGACTACGGACGCATCACCTGGCTGTTCCCCGAGCAGTATGACCCCGCCCTTATCGAAAGGGACATGGAGATACTCCGGTATCTGGGGACCAACTGCATCAGCATCCAGTTTACCAAAGAGCAGGAGGCCAACCCCCTCAGGGACCTGCTGGAAAGACTGAGGCAATACGGCATCAAGGTGCATCTGTACGTGGACGGGTGCCACCCTCTTCACCTGAACCCGGACAAGGCGGAAGCCCTGCTCAGAGAAGCCCGGGTGGCCCAGAGCCCCTCCATGTTTTCCTACGATCTGGGCTGGGAGGTGAACTGCGGCAACCACGGCTCCCGCAAGAGCTTTGACGAAGCCTGGAACCAGTGGATACTGGACAGCTACGGCTCCTATGAGGAAGCCTTTGCCCAGTGGGACTATACGCCGCGGCAGGAGGACGGCTTCTACGCCAACCCCGACGACAAAATGATCATGGAGCCGGAGGGCAGCCCCGCCGTATATATAGCGGCCTACAGGAGCTTCCTGGACGACCATATCAGCAAGGGCTTTCAGCAGATAGTCTCCCGCCTGAGGACTTTTGACCCCTACACCCTCATGGGGGCCAGAAGCGGCTACGGCGGCACCGGCGCCTCCTGGATAGCCCACATGTTTCCCTTTGACCTGAGGTCCGGCGTCCGGCACCTGGACTACACGGCCCCCGAGGCCTACAACATAGGCGGAGACAGAGAGGGCTTTCTCAGGGGTCAGATAAACAACATCTACGGCCGGTTCGTATCCGGCGGCAAGCCTGTGGTGTGGCCCGAATACGGCTCGCCTCTCTTTGTGGCCCTGAAGCAGGAGGAATACCTGCCCCACTGCGGCGACGCCAATCTGGACAAGGAAGGGGACTACTACAGAGGCATGGGTGAATTCCTGGCGGAGACCCGGGCCAACGGAGGCCTGGGCTGGTGGTATCCCGGCGGCTACCGCACCGGCGAAGCCTCGGACTTCGGCATCATCAGCCCCGACTACACCATCAGGCCGGCGGCAATAGCCATCAGGGACACGGCGGAGAAAGTCAAACAGGGCTATAGCCTGTCAAAGCCCTTCCCCGACGAGACCATTGTGATAGACAGGGACGACTACGTGACCGGCTACGCGGGCGTATTTGACGAATACGCCGAGAAGATAGCCCGGCTCACCCTGGAGGGCAAGAGAGTGGACCTGGCCACGCCGGGCAGCGTCAGCGACAGCGCCGACTTTCCCCTGGTGTGTCCCGGCAACGTGCCCTACAACGGCAAGGGGCCTCTGAAATACCTGAAGTCGGAGTTTGACCTGATAGACGTAAACGGCACCGCGCTCATCCGGAGCGGCTCAGTGACTGTGGATAAGGACCGGCCCGTGGTCCTGAAGGTGCGGGCAGCCAACACGGGAGAGGCTATGTGGAGGGCCTCCGGAGGCAAGGGCCAGGTGGGCCTGACGGTCTCCTATGACGGGACGGAAGAATTCTTCCCCATCATCAGCAACACGGCTTATCTGGGGACCGCCGACGTCCACACCTTTACCCTGAAGGGCAGCCCGAAGCAGGTCACCCTGCGGATGGCGGCTCTGGAAACAGGCGCCTTCGGCGAGAAGGCCGTGATAGATCTGGAATACCGATAGAGGAGCTCATATTGATCAAAGGCATCATTTTTGACATGGACGGAGTCCTGTGCGACTCCGAGCCCTTCATCTGCAAGGCCGCGATCCTCATGTTTGCGGAAAAGGGCCTGACCGTGAAGGAAGAGGACTTTATCCCCTTTGTGGGGGCCGGCGAAAACCGCTATATAGGCGGAGTGGCCGAAAAATACGGCCTGAAGGTGGATATAGAAGAGGTCAAGGCCCGCACCTACGCCATTTACTGCGACATCATCAAGGGCAGCCTGAAGCCCATGAACGGCGTGTATGACTTTGTCACGGACTGCCGCAAAAAGGGTCTGAAGCTGGCCGTGGCCAGCAGCGCCGACCTGGTGAAGGTCAGAGCCAATCTGGCGGAGATAGGCCTCCCCTTCGAAAGCTTTGACACAGTGATCAACGGGCTGGACATAGAGCGCAAGAAGCCGGCGCCGGACATTTTCCTGCTGGCGGCCCGGCGCCTGGGCCTCCGGCCCGAAGACTGTCTGGTGGTGGAGGACGCCGTCAACGGCGTCGAGGCCGCCAAGAACGCGGGCATGACCGCTCTGGGCATCCTGAGCTCCTTTACCAAAGAAGAGCTATGCCTGGCCGACTATCATGCCCGGGACCTGAGCTGCGTGCCTCCCGAGGCTCTGGAATAACAGAGAAATCGATATGGAAAAATACATGTATGCTATCATCATTTCGGCCCTTATGCTGGCCCTGTGCGCGGGGGGCGCCTTTGCCGTGTCCATCGCAAAGACCGTCTATCCCACAGACGGCGTACCCATAGTCAACGTGCTGGCGGACGAGAGTCTGGGAGTGGTCCCGGACGGCAAGACCGACTGCTCGGAAGGCCTGCAGCGGGCCATAGACCTCTGCGACTCCACCGGCGGCGGCACCGTGTTTTTGCCCGTGGGCGAATACCTGCTGAAGGGCAGCGTGCACATCCCTCAGGGAGTCACCCTGAGAGGCGACTGGCAGGACCCCCTTTCCGCGGACAAGCCGGACTTCGGCACAGTGATCATCGCAAAGCCGGAGCCCCTGTCCCCCGAGGAAAAGGACGACACCAGGGCGCGGCCGCTCTTTACCCTGTCTGGCAACAGCGGCATCATAGGCCTCACGGTCTGGTATCCCCTGCAGTCGGCGGAAAAGCCCGTGCCCTACGGCTTCACCATGCTGATGGACAACGTGTCCTGCAGCACCCTGAGACGGATCACCCTGATCAACTCTTACAGAGGCGTCTCGGCCGAGGGCAAGCATGAGCTGTGCCAGCTGGAAAAGCTGTGCATCTGCGCTCTGGACAGGGCGATACTCATGGATTCCTCCACAGACGTGGGCTACTCCTCCGACATACGCATCAGCCCCGATTTCTGGCTGAAGGCAGCCAAATACGGGTGTTCCTCCCCCGAAGCCCTGAAGAGCTGGTGCCTCGGCAACGCCGAGGGTCTGGTAATGGGCTGGCTGGACGACGAGACCCTGTCGGAAATATATATAGACGGCTGCAAGACAGGCATCCATTTCCTGCCCAAGCAATTCTGGGGGCTCCTCTACGAGGTCCACATCAGGAACTGCGGCACGGGCATCCTGTGCGAGAATCTCAACGACTGGGCCGGCGCAGTGGTGAGCCGGGGAGAGATAGAGGGCCTCAGTGATGCCGTCATCTGCAATTCCCGGGTGGGCATGCTGAAGCTCTGCGGCATGAAAATAAAGGGCCGGGTCTCCGGCAGGAGATACATCGTCAACGACGCGGACCTGTCCTTTGCCCCTCCCCTGACCCACGGCGATTACAAAAAGCCTGCGTCCCGGCTCACAGTGGTGGAGACGGCGGGCTATTCCAAAAAGCCCATAGACATCTCCGGCAAATTGCAGCGCGCTCTGGACAGGGCTGCCTCCACCGGAGGCGTGGTGTATCTGCCCGCGGGCATATACAGCCTCTACAAGCCCATCCGGGTCCCCCGGGGAGTCCAGCTGTCCGGCAACGCGCCCATCTTCATCAAGGACACCACCAGCTTTTGCGGCGGCACGGTGATATTGTCCTACGTCAACACAGGGACTGCCATCACTCTGGAGGAGGATGCGGGCATAAACGGCCTGCGGGTCCTCTATCCCGCCTTTGACGCAGCCAGTGCCGAAAGGCTCATCGCAGCCGACGCTCCCGAGACCGGGTCCGTGTGCATCAGGGGCGAAGGCCCCGGAGTCTACGTGACGAATTCGGTGATCACGGCAGCCTTTACGGGCATAGATTTTACCGGCTGCGACCGGCACTGTATCAGGCAGGTCTTCGGAGTCAGCTACTTGTCACACATCAAAGCGGGAGGCAGGGACGGCCACATAGAAGGGGTGCTGGCCAACATACACTTTACCCAGCGCCACTGTCTGAACCCCTGGTTCGACCCGGAATATGCGGACAGGGACCTGAGCTGGATGGGTCTGGGCGCTGTCATCAGAGACCTGGTGGTCCGGCGCTATTGCACCACCTTCAGGCTCGAGGGGGCGGAAAACGAGAGCCTGCTGAACCTGTTTATGTATGCTCCCAATCATCTGCTGGAAGCCCGGGGCTCCACCGGCACCCTGATCAACGTGTCCTCGGACTTCATGTACGGCTATCAGCTGCTGGCCGGCGAAAAGAGCGACCTGCTGGTGATCAATTCCCTGAGGAGCTGCGGAGGGTCCATCATATGCAGCGAGGATTCGAAGGCCAGAATACTGAACCGTATAGCCATCAGCTACCAGACCGAGACCGATTATGATTCTGCCGCCGGCAGGACCGACGAATACCGCTACACGCAAAAAGCAGCCGTTTGGGACTGCGACACGGCGGAAGGGCTGGAGGAAGCGGTCCTGACCGACGACCCGGCCATGACAGCCTCGGGGAAGGCCTGGTACAGGGAAGGCACGGGCAAAAGCCCGGAAAACATAGTGGTGGCCCGCATACCGGACACGGACATCTCGTCCTGTTATCCCGGGGGCAGGCTGCATATGACCATCTGGGTCAACGATTATCACAATCTCATATGGGGAAGCCAGATACAGATAGGCTCCGGAAAGAAGCAGGACGAGAATATGCTGTCCTGGTCCCTGCCGGTGTTTTTGCTGCACAAGGGCAAGAACGAAATATACCTGCCCTTTGAAAGCGCCAACCCCACAGGCGATTTTGATCCGGCCGCGCTCAACTTCATCAGGATATTCGCATTCTACGGAGCGAATTTCGACAACCGGTTCGCCATAGACGATATATTCGCCTGCAAATAAAGACCTGCGTCCCGTTTTGCTCCATGCAAAACGGGACGCTCCGTATCAGGCCGCCGGCTTGTCGCCGGCCAGCAGGGCCAGGCATTCGTCTCTCACCGGCGGGTCGGTGATCAGGCGGGCGTGCTCCTCTGCCGCGGCCCTGTCCTCTTTCAGCAGGGTCAGCATAAAACAGGAGGCGTGAAAACAGTCTCTGTAGGACATACGGCCCGCGGAGAGAAATATGATCCTGCGGAAGCGCTCCAGAAAAGGACACCGTTCCAGAGTCTCCAGAGCCCTGAGACACCCGGCCAGCCTCACCCCGTCGTCCGGGGAATCAATGCCCCGAAAGCAGAGCTTCGGCAGGCCGAAGCGCCAGAAGAAATACACCCCCACTATCAATGCGGCCGACAGAGACACCAGCCAGGGAGTGGGCATGCTGACCAGACTGAAGAGGAGCAGCGCCAGACACACCAGTATGTGCACCGACTCTATCCAGGGCACGGTGGCCGACACCAGCTCCTTCAGATCGGCGAAGGAGTTGGCGTAGAGCCGGGGCGCAGGCAGAGAATATTTTTCCCTCATGAACTCGCTGACCACCCCCAGAGGCTCCAGGGCGCACAGCTCCCGGGCCGCCTTGCGGGCTTCTCCCGGCCTTTCGCACAGCTGCAGGAGATCGGCTATGTTGCTGTAGCATATGGACAGCAGGCTGATCCTCAGGGAGCTGGCCATGAGCAGATACTTGTATCTGTCCAGCCAGGGCTTCCGCTGCAGGAGCTCTGCAGTCTCCCGGTAGCAGGCCAGGCTCTCTTCGTATTTTTCGGCCGCTCTCAGGCGGCGCCCCCTGACAAACCCCGGGAGCACTATATGGTACGAAAACAGCTTCCACAGCACGG includes the following:
- a CDS encoding HAD-IA family hydrolase, with the protein product MIKGIIFDMDGVLCDSEPFICKAAILMFAEKGLTVKEEDFIPFVGAGENRYIGGVAEKYGLKVDIEEVKARTYAIYCDIIKGSLKPMNGVYDFVTDCRKKGLKLAVASSADLVKVRANLAEIGLPFESFDTVINGLDIERKKPAPDIFLLAARRLGLRPEDCLVVEDAVNGVEAAKNAGMTALGILSSFTKEELCLADYHARDLSCVPPEALE